A part of Chanodichthys erythropterus isolate Z2021 chromosome 4, ASM2448905v1, whole genome shotgun sequence genomic DNA contains:
- the fam49a gene encoding CYFIP-related Rac1 interactor A isoform X1 → MGNLLKVLTREIENYPHFFLDFENAQPTDCERAVWNQVNAVLQESESILSGLQAYKGAGQEIRDAIQNPNDMLLQERAWNSVCPLVIRLKKFYAFSLKLEEALKSLLESLTCPPYTPTQHLEREQALAKQFAEILHFTLRFDELKMRIPAIQNDFSYYRRTISRNRLNNMNLDIENEVNNEMANRMSLFYAEATPMLKTLSTATTNFVTENKTLPLENTTDCLSTMASVCKVMLETPEYTSRFNSEDTLLFCMRVMVGVIILYDHVHPNGAFNKSSKIDMKGCIKVLKDQPADNVEGLLNALKFTTKHLNDESTPKNIRTMLQ, encoded by the exons ATGGGTAATCTTCTAAAAGTCCTTACAAGGGAAATAGAGAACTATCCACATTTTTTCCTGGACTTTGAAA ACGCACAACCGACAGACTGTGAGAGAGCGGTGTGGAACCAGGTGAATGCTGTTCTCCAGGAGTCAGAGAGCATCCTGTCCGGCCTGCAAGCCTACAAGGGGGCGGGCCAGGAAATACGAGAT GCAATACAGAATCCTAATGACATGCTCCTTCAGGAGAGGGCATGGAACTCTGTGTGTCCCCTTGTCATCCGCCTAAAGAAGTTCTATGCTTTTTCATTGAAATTAG AGGAGGCGCTAAAGAGTCTTTTGGAATCTCTGACATGTCCGCCGTACACTCCCACTCAGCACCTGGAGAGGGAGCAGGCCCTTGCTAAACAGTTCGCTGAAATCCTGCATTTCACGCTCCGCTTTGATGAGCTTAAG ATGAGAATTCCAGCCATCCAGAATGACTTCAGCTACTACAGAAGAACAATCAGTCGAAACAGATTAAACAACATGAAT CTTGATATTGAAAATGAGGTCAATAATGAAATGGCAAACAGAATGTCTCTGTTCTATGCTGAAGCCACACCTATGCTGAAAACCCTGAGCACGGCAACAACAAACTTTGTGACGGAG AATAAGACATTACCTCTTGAGAACACCACAGACTGCCTGAGCACTATGGCAAGTGTTTGCAAGGTCATGCTGGAGACACC AGAATACACAAGTCGGTTCAACAGTGAAGATACACTTCTGTTTTGTATGAGGGTGATGGTGGGGGTTATTATCCTCTATGACCATGTGCATCCTAACGGTGCCTTCAACAAATCCTCAAAAATTGAT atgaaaggatgcattaaagtcTTAAAAGATCAGCCAGCAGATAATGTTGAAGGTCTCCTTAATGCCCTCAA GTTCACCACAAAACACCTGAATGATGAGTCCACTCCAAAAAATATCAGAACGATGCTCCAGTAA
- the fam49a gene encoding CYFIP-related Rac1 interactor A isoform X2 encodes MGNLLKVLTCTELDQGPNFFLDFENAQPTDCERAVWNQVNAVLQESESILSGLQAYKGAGQEIRDAIQNPNDMLLQERAWNSVCPLVIRLKKFYAFSLKLEEALKSLLESLTCPPYTPTQHLEREQALAKQFAEILHFTLRFDELKMRIPAIQNDFSYYRRTISRNRLNNMNLDIENEVNNEMANRMSLFYAEATPMLKTLSTATTNFVTENKTLPLENTTDCLSTMASVCKVMLETPEYTSRFNSEDTLLFCMRVMVGVIILYDHVHPNGAFNKSSKIDMKGCIKVLKDQPADNVEGLLNALKFTTKHLNDESTPKNIRTMLQ; translated from the exons ATGGGGAATCTGTTAAAAGTGCTCACTTGCACAGAGCTTGATCAGGGGCCAAACTTTTTCCTTGACTTTGAAA ACGCACAACCGACAGACTGTGAGAGAGCGGTGTGGAACCAGGTGAATGCTGTTCTCCAGGAGTCAGAGAGCATCCTGTCCGGCCTGCAAGCCTACAAGGGGGCGGGCCAGGAAATACGAGAT GCAATACAGAATCCTAATGACATGCTCCTTCAGGAGAGGGCATGGAACTCTGTGTGTCCCCTTGTCATCCGCCTAAAGAAGTTCTATGCTTTTTCATTGAAATTAG AGGAGGCGCTAAAGAGTCTTTTGGAATCTCTGACATGTCCGCCGTACACTCCCACTCAGCACCTGGAGAGGGAGCAGGCCCTTGCTAAACAGTTCGCTGAAATCCTGCATTTCACGCTCCGCTTTGATGAGCTTAAG ATGAGAATTCCAGCCATCCAGAATGACTTCAGCTACTACAGAAGAACAATCAGTCGAAACAGATTAAACAACATGAAT CTTGATATTGAAAATGAGGTCAATAATGAAATGGCAAACAGAATGTCTCTGTTCTATGCTGAAGCCACACCTATGCTGAAAACCCTGAGCACGGCAACAACAAACTTTGTGACGGAG AATAAGACATTACCTCTTGAGAACACCACAGACTGCCTGAGCACTATGGCAAGTGTTTGCAAGGTCATGCTGGAGACACC AGAATACACAAGTCGGTTCAACAGTGAAGATACACTTCTGTTTTGTATGAGGGTGATGGTGGGGGTTATTATCCTCTATGACCATGTGCATCCTAACGGTGCCTTCAACAAATCCTCAAAAATTGAT atgaaaggatgcattaaagtcTTAAAAGATCAGCCAGCAGATAATGTTGAAGGTCTCCTTAATGCCCTCAA GTTCACCACAAAACACCTGAATGATGAGTCCACTCCAAAAAATATCAGAACGATGCTCCAGTAA